In one window of Nodosilinea sp. PGN35 DNA:
- a CDS encoding Uma2 family endonuclease: MVQTPTRYVTQAEFEQLCLEHPDRILERTAQGEMIDVAPVGGEGSSQEADLIGDLIIWNRQTKLGKVFSSQGAFKLPFGSTRAADVAWVQPERWEALTPEQRIGFPPICPDFVIELRSQSIANGLIKPQSLAELRTKMTEYLASGLRLGWLINPQGRQVEIYRAGQAVEMVSMPAVLSGEAVLPGFELHV, translated from the coding sequence ATGGTTCAAACGCCTACTCGATACGTGACTCAGGCAGAGTTTGAGCAGCTTTGCCTGGAGCATCCCGATCGCATCCTCGAACGCACCGCCCAGGGAGAAATGATAGACGTGGCACCGGTAGGGGGAGAGGGCAGCAGCCAGGAGGCCGACCTAATCGGAGACCTGATTATTTGGAATCGGCAAACCAAGCTGGGAAAAGTATTTAGTTCCCAGGGTGCTTTCAAGTTGCCCTTTGGCTCGACCCGAGCGGCTGATGTCGCCTGGGTTCAGCCAGAGCGCTGGGAAGCGTTAACGCCTGAACAACGAATTGGCTTCCCCCCCATTTGCCCCGATTTTGTCATTGAATTGCGCTCTCAGTCCATCGCCAATGGCCTCATCAAGCCCCAATCTTTAGCGGAGCTGCGGACTAAAATGACCGAATACCTGGCCAGTGGTCTGCGCCTGGGCTGGCTAATTAATCCCCAAGGGCGGCAGGTCGAAATTTATCGAGCTGGCCAAGCGGTGGAAATGGTTTCGATGCCTGCCGTTTTGTCAGGTGAAGCGGTGCTACCGGGGTTTGAACTTCACGTTTGA
- the ctaD gene encoding cytochrome c oxidase subunit I, producing the protein MSNASIEAIAAKSGQPFPGAPNNWRRFFSFSTDHKVIGIQYMVTAFVFFLIGGLLAMVMRGELITPEADLVDRTVYNALFTMHGTIMLFMWTFPVLNGLSNYLVPLMIGARDMAFPRLNAAAFWLVPVFGTLLMVSFFVPGGPSQSGWWAYPPVSLQNPTGNLINGQVLWLLAVALSGVSSIMGAVNFVTTIFRMRAPGMGWFKMPAFCWTVLSAQMIQLFGLPSLTAGAVMLLLDLTAGTSFFDPARGGDPVLYQHFFWFYSHPAVYVIILPIFGTFSEIFPVYARKPLFGYRFVVVSSLIITVLSAMVWVHHMFASGTPSWMRMLFMFSTMLISVPTGVKVFAWVATVWGGKLRLDTPMLFALGGLVCFLFAGITGVMLGAVPFDIHVNNTYFVVGHFHYVIYGATVMGVYAAIYHWFPKMTGHMYYEGLGKLHFALTFIGVNLNFFPMHPLGLMGMPRRVASYDPEFAYWNVIASLGGFLLGVSTLPFILNMISSWILGKRAPANPWNAIGLEWLIPSPPPVENFEEIPIVVSGPYGYGSDEPLVANNPAGELISEHS; encoded by the coding sequence ATGAGTAATGCGTCGATTGAGGCGATCGCCGCCAAGAGCGGTCAGCCGTTCCCCGGTGCCCCCAACAACTGGCGACGGTTTTTCAGCTTCAGCACCGACCACAAGGTGATTGGCATTCAGTACATGGTCACCGCCTTTGTGTTCTTTTTAATTGGCGGGCTGCTGGCCATGGTCATGCGGGGCGAGCTAATCACCCCCGAGGCCGACCTGGTCGATCGCACCGTCTACAACGCCCTATTCACCATGCACGGCACCATCATGCTGTTCATGTGGACCTTTCCGGTGCTCAATGGCCTGTCGAACTACCTGGTGCCCCTGATGATCGGGGCCAGGGATATGGCCTTTCCCCGGCTCAACGCCGCCGCCTTTTGGCTGGTGCCGGTGTTTGGCACCCTGCTGATGGTCAGCTTTTTTGTGCCCGGCGGGCCGTCGCAGTCGGGCTGGTGGGCCTACCCCCCGGTCAGCCTGCAAAACCCCACCGGCAACCTGATCAACGGCCAGGTGCTGTGGCTGCTGGCGGTGGCCCTCTCGGGCGTGTCATCGATCATGGGGGCGGTCAACTTTGTCACCACCATCTTTCGCATGCGGGCACCGGGCATGGGCTGGTTCAAAATGCCCGCCTTCTGCTGGACGGTGCTCAGCGCCCAGATGATTCAGCTGTTTGGCCTACCCTCGCTGACCGCAGGGGCGGTGATGCTGCTGCTGGACTTGACGGCGGGCACCAGCTTTTTTGACCCGGCCAGGGGCGGCGACCCGGTGCTGTACCAGCACTTTTTCTGGTTCTACTCCCACCCGGCGGTATACGTGATCATTCTGCCGATCTTCGGCACGTTTTCCGAAATTTTTCCGGTCTACGCCCGCAAGCCCCTGTTTGGCTACCGCTTTGTCGTCGTGTCGTCGCTAATCATCACCGTACTCAGCGCCATGGTGTGGGTGCACCACATGTTCGCCAGCGGCACCCCCAGCTGGATGCGGATGCTGTTTATGTTCTCGACCATGCTGATCTCGGTGCCCACTGGGGTAAAGGTGTTTGCCTGGGTGGCCACGGTGTGGGGCGGCAAGCTGCGGCTCGATACGCCCATGCTGTTTGCCCTGGGCGGCCTGGTCTGCTTTTTGTTTGCGGGCATTACCGGGGTGATGCTGGGGGCGGTGCCCTTCGACATCCATGTCAACAACACCTACTTCGTGGTGGGCCACTTTCACTACGTAATCTACGGCGCGACGGTGATGGGGGTCTACGCCGCCATCTACCACTGGTTTCCCAAAATGACCGGCCACATGTACTACGAAGGCCTGGGCAAGCTGCACTTTGCCCTCACCTTCATCGGCGTCAACCTCAACTTCTTCCCCATGCACCCCCTGGGGCTGATGGGCATGCCCCGCCGCGTCGCCTCCTACGACCCCGAGTTTGCCTACTGGAACGTGATCGCCAGCCTGGGCGGCTTTTTGCTGGGGGTCTCGACCCTGCCCTTCATCCTCAACATGATCAGTTCATGGATCTTGGGCAAGCGCGCCCCGGCTAACCCCTGGAATGCGATCGGCCTGGAGTGGCTGATTCCCTCGCCACCGCCGGTCGAAAATTTTGAAGAAATCCCGATTGTGGTGTCTGGCCCCTACGGCTACGGCTCCGACGAACCTTTAGTTGCCAACAACCCTGCTGGAGAGTTGATCAGTGAGCACAGCTAA
- a CDS encoding DUF2231 domain-containing protein yields the protein MSVWFLVVETGANNLPYTIPIHPNLVHLTLGLFIVAIGFDIVGALFPLEKRVFKFLAIPATRSNLFDVGWYNMVAAAIVTFFTVAAGFYEILLADMTVEGVSAWGLGIQDTMIWHGLGGVLILTLIVAMTVWRGFQRYVWRQDRARQVQWSYLLVGLAVFGLMFAQGTLGAHLGGDFGVHVTADQLLRSGGNPNQL from the coding sequence GTGAGCGTTTGGTTTTTGGTTGTTGAGACCGGGGCAAACAACTTGCCCTACACCATTCCCATTCACCCCAACCTGGTGCATTTGACGCTCGGTCTGTTTATTGTGGCGATCGGCTTTGATATTGTGGGGGCGCTGTTCCCGTTAGAAAAGCGGGTGTTTAAGTTTCTGGCGATTCCGGCCACCCGCTCCAACCTGTTCGATGTGGGCTGGTACAACATGGTGGCAGCGGCGATCGTCACCTTTTTCACCGTCGCCGCTGGCTTTTACGAAATTTTACTGGCCGATATGACGGTCGAGGGCGTCAGCGCCTGGGGTCTGGGCATTCAAGACACTATGATCTGGCACGGTTTGGGGGGCGTGCTAATCCTAACGCTGATTGTGGCCATGACCGTGTGGCGAGGGTTTCAGCGCTATGTTTGGCGGCAGGATCGGGCGCGCCAGGTGCAGTGGAGCTACCTGCTGGTGGGGCTGGCGGTCTTTGGGCTGATGTTTGCCCAGGGCACCCTGGGCGCTCACCTGGGCGGCGATTTTGGCGTGCATGTGACAGCGGATCAGCTGCTGCGATCGGGGGGCAACCCCAACCAGCTCTAA
- a CDS encoding proton extrusion protein PcxA, which produces MQNSGFFRSAQRWVSRTPERALNQAYEAAQMIVAIEREYFGGNPISTRYGSYGDSAMAYFQGELKKYLNLIKVRMVVFRASRSVVRVSDPRMTEVQLPAAGSDELAVSVIDQQAMFFRKLQLIDEVLARYADLDASPERVITLANEGSGSLEPPPSTQVLRSKATQARSSGPNLASQNGAAAAVTNPLNPDGTRAAGLSDRVNVLPRSILRTVDRIRQDLDPNAEQEVVKEFRKSKSKTTAAIRFLLLLVIVPLLTQQFTKTFIVGPVVDRLRAGAEEADVFLNIEMEEEALHELQQFEERLRFEVLIGKAPPLSELNIEQRVRSKATEIEEDYRTRSASAVKNVFADILAAAAFALLLITRKQDVANIKSFMDEIVYGLSDSAKAFIIILFTDIFVGFHSPHGWEILLEGLSRHLGFPANRDFIFLFIATFPVILDTIFKYWIFRYLNRISPSAVATYKNMNE; this is translated from the coding sequence ATGCAGAATTCTGGCTTTTTCCGCAGTGCCCAGCGGTGGGTATCTCGCACCCCCGAGCGCGCCCTCAACCAGGCCTACGAAGCCGCCCAGATGATCGTGGCGATCGAGCGTGAATACTTTGGCGGCAACCCGATCTCGACCCGCTACGGCAGCTATGGCGACAGCGCTATGGCGTATTTTCAGGGCGAGCTGAAGAAATACCTGAACCTGATAAAAGTTCGCATGGTGGTGTTTCGAGCCAGCCGCTCGGTGGTGCGGGTCAGCGATCCCAGAATGACAGAGGTGCAGCTGCCCGCCGCTGGGTCTGACGAGCTGGCCGTCAGCGTGATCGATCAGCAAGCGATGTTTTTTCGCAAGCTTCAGCTAATTGACGAAGTGCTAGCCCGCTACGCCGATCTCGACGCCAGCCCCGAGCGGGTGATTACCCTGGCCAACGAGGGCAGCGGCAGCCTAGAGCCCCCCCCTTCAACCCAGGTGCTGCGCTCTAAGGCCACCCAGGCCCGCAGCAGCGGGCCAAATTTAGCCAGTCAGAATGGGGCCGCAGCCGCTGTAACCAACCCCCTTAACCCCGATGGTACGCGGGCGGCGGGCCTCTCTGATCGGGTGAACGTGCTGCCCCGCTCCATTCTTCGCACCGTCGATCGCATTCGCCAAGACCTCGACCCCAACGCCGAGCAGGAGGTGGTGAAAGAATTTCGCAAATCCAAATCTAAAACCACCGCCGCCATCCGGTTTTTGCTGCTGCTGGTGATTGTGCCGCTGCTCACCCAGCAGTTTACTAAGACCTTCATTGTGGGGCCAGTGGTCGATCGGCTGCGGGCCGGGGCCGAAGAAGCCGACGTCTTCCTCAATATTGAAATGGAAGAAGAGGCCCTCCACGAACTTCAGCAGTTTGAAGAACGGCTGCGCTTTGAGGTACTGATTGGCAAAGCTCCCCCCCTCTCTGAACTCAACATCGAGCAGCGAGTGCGCTCCAAGGCCACCGAAATCGAAGAAGACTATCGCACCCGCAGCGCCAGCGCCGTCAAAAATGTGTTTGCCGACATTCTGGCCGCAGCGGCCTTTGCCCTACTGTTGATCACCCGCAAGCAGGACGTAGCCAATATCAAATCTTTTATGGATGAGATCGTCTACGGCCTCAGCGACAGCGCCAAAGCCTTCATTATTATCCTGTTCACCGATATTTTTGTCGGCTTCCACTCGCCCCACGGCTGGGAGATCTTGCTGGAAGGACTCTCGCGCCACCTGGGCTTTCCCGCCAACCGCGACTTTATCTTTCTGTTTATCGCCACCTTTCCGGTGATCCTCGACACCATCTTCAAGTACTGGATCTTCCGCTACCTGAACCGGATTTCGCCCTCGGCAGTGGCGACGTATAAGAATATGAATGAGTAG
- a CDS encoding DUF2231 domain-containing protein, translating into MFEYLPPLNDHNLPYPDTIHPIVVHFVIAMVLFAVLCDLIGFLTKNTRLFEVSWWNMVFATVSIFIAIIFGQIEAGLAEPYPAAVGDLNLHTLIGWSLSGIIAALTGWRYIIRIRTPDKLPGAYLGLNGLLFAIVLFQVYLGDKLVWVYGLHSAPLVEASRGGVL; encoded by the coding sequence GTGTTTGAGTACCTGCCCCCACTCAACGACCACAACCTCCCCTACCCCGACACCATTCACCCAATCGTGGTGCACTTCGTGATCGCCATGGTGCTATTCGCCGTGCTCTGCGACCTGATTGGCTTTTTGACCAAGAATACCCGCCTGTTCGAGGTCAGCTGGTGGAACATGGTGTTTGCCACCGTCTCAATTTTTATCGCCATTATCTTTGGCCAAATTGAAGCTGGCCTAGCCGAACCCTACCCCGCAGCGGTGGGCGATCTAAACCTACACACTCTGATCGGCTGGTCGCTCTCCGGCATCATCGCGGCGTTGACCGGCTGGCGCTACATTATTCGCATTCGCACGCCCGACAAGCTGCCTGGGGCCTACCTGGGCCTCAATGGTCTGCTGTTCGCGATCGTTCTGTTTCAGGTCTACCTGGGCGACAAGCTGGTGTGGGTCTACGGGCTGCACAGCGCCCCCTTAGTCGAAGCCAGCCGGGGAGGTGTCCTGTGA
- a CDS encoding cytochrome c oxidase subunit II, which translates to MTTPTTPKEPRSLSFRTVAQLVALAIADAAISLWVGRQAYLWMPPQASAEAVLVDDLFGFLTTIGSFIFLGVSAALLYSVLFQRAGKYDTSDGPPVEGNLLVEILWTTIPLGLVIWIATYSFQIYDKMAILGPMEHMNHVPSLGLMPPAEAATLPAVPEKTPIEVHVRQWAWEFRYPDQNITSTELHLPVNERARLKLISEDVLHGFYVPAFRVKQDVIPGSAIDFGFTPIREGRYRLRDSDYSGTYFAANQGVVVVESEESYQQWLADAAAQPLTEADNRAFREFTKAGDRPISPGWKTVEPAPPPRVNFASAEEESYE; encoded by the coding sequence ATGACGACACCAACAACACCAAAAGAACCCCGCAGTCTTTCCTTTCGCACCGTTGCTCAACTGGTCGCTCTGGCGATCGCCGATGCCGCCATCAGCCTCTGGGTCGGTCGCCAGGCCTACCTCTGGATGCCGCCCCAGGCCTCCGCCGAGGCCGTGCTGGTCGATGACCTGTTCGGCTTTTTGACCACCATCGGCAGCTTTATTTTTTTGGGGGTCTCGGCGGCGCTGCTGTACTCGGTGCTGTTTCAGCGGGCGGGCAAGTACGACACCAGCGACGGCCCCCCGGTCGAAGGCAACCTGCTGGTCGAAATTCTCTGGACGACGATTCCCCTGGGGCTGGTGATCTGGATTGCCACCTACAGCTTTCAGATCTACGACAAAATGGCCATTCTTGGCCCGATGGAGCACATGAACCACGTGCCCAGCCTGGGCCTGATGCCCCCCGCCGAGGCCGCCACCCTGCCCGCCGTGCCCGAGAAAACCCCGATTGAAGTCCACGTGCGCCAGTGGGCCTGGGAGTTTCGCTACCCTGATCAGAACATCACCAGCACCGAGCTGCACCTGCCGGTGAACGAGCGGGCCAGGCTCAAGCTGATCTCTGAGGACGTGCTGCACGGGTTCTACGTGCCCGCCTTTCGGGTCAAGCAGGATGTGATCCCCGGCAGCGCCATTGACTTTGGCTTTACCCCCATCCGCGAGGGGCGCTACCGGCTGCGCGACTCCGACTACAGCGGCACCTACTTTGCCGCCAACCAGGGGGTCGTGGTGGTCGAGTCGGAGGAATCTTACCAGCAGTGGCTGGCCGATGCCGCCGCCCAGCCCCTCACCGAGGCTGACAACCGCGCCTTTCGGGAGTTTACCAAAGCGGGCGATCGCCCCATCAGCCCCGGCTGGAAAACCGTCGAACCCGCCCCACCCCCCCGTGTCAACTTTGCCAGCGCCGAGGAAGAGAGCTATGAGTAA
- a CDS encoding heme-copper oxidase subunit III, which translates to MSTANLDPTLNTHGAHAEHEEEDHRMFGFIVFLLSESVIFLSFFVGYTVYKTNITDWLPAGVEGLEVREPLINTIVLVSSSFVIYFAERFLHRENLWGFRAFWLLTMAMGSFFLYGQAVEWMGLPFGFTDGVFGGTFYLLTGFHGLHVMTGVLLQGIMLGRSFLPNNYAGGEFGVAATSLFWHFVDVIWIILFILIYVWQ; encoded by the coding sequence GTGAGCACAGCTAACCTCGACCCCACCCTCAACACCCACGGTGCCCACGCCGAGCACGAAGAAGAAGACCACCGCATGTTTGGCTTCATCGTCTTTCTGCTGTCAGAAAGCGTGATTTTCCTCAGCTTTTTTGTGGGCTATACGGTTTATAAAACCAACATCACCGACTGGCTGCCCGCAGGGGTCGAGGGCTTAGAGGTGCGCGAACCGCTGATCAATACCATCGTGCTGGTGTCGAGCAGCTTTGTGATTTACTTTGCCGAGCGGTTCTTGCACCGAGAAAATCTCTGGGGCTTTCGCGCCTTCTGGTTGCTGACCATGGCCATGGGCAGCTTTTTTCTCTACGGCCAGGCGGTGGAGTGGATGGGGCTGCCCTTCGGCTTTACCGACGGCGTGTTTGGCGGCACCTTCTACCTGCTGACCGGCTTCCACGGCCTGCACGTGATGACCGGCGTGCTCTTGCAGGGGATTATGCTGGGGCGATCGTTTTTGCCGAATAACTACGCAGGCGGTGAGTTTGGCGTGGCGGCCACCTCGCTGTTCTGGCACTTCGTCGATGTGATTTGGATTATCCTATTCATCTTGATCTACGTGTGGCAGTAG
- a CDS encoding HNH endonuclease signature motif containing protein gives MSQVSSEVRERVRADAKNRCGYCLSQQKYVLGILEIDHIVPKAVGGADNEENLWLACRLCNAYKGTQTAAKDPITRLTVNLFNPRLQTWQQHFRWINDGVLIEGKTDVGRATVVALQLNNPYAVMVRQAWISAGWHPPETSST, from the coding sequence GTGAGCCAAGTTAGTTCAGAAGTTCGAGAACGGGTCAGAGCTGATGCCAAAAATCGGTGCGGATATTGTCTCAGCCAGCAGAAATATGTGTTGGGCATTTTAGAGATTGACCACATTGTTCCTAAAGCTGTGGGAGGGGCTGATAATGAGGAAAATTTGTGGCTGGCCTGTCGGCTATGCAACGCCTACAAAGGCACTCAGACTGCAGCAAAAGACCCCATCACCCGACTCACTGTGAACCTTTTTAATCCCCGTTTGCAAACGTGGCAACAGCATTTTAGATGGATCAACGACGGTGTTTTAATCGAGGGCAAAACGGATGTGGGGCGCGCTACTGTTGTTGCCCTACAGCTCAACAATCCCTACGCCGTTATGGTTAGACAAGCTTGGATTTCTGCGGGATGGCACCCACCCGAGACATCTTCCACCTAA
- a CDS encoding GMC oxidoreductase: MIIDDQHYDVIIVGTGAGGGTLARKLAPSGKRILLLERGDAMPLEEQNISDVDIFQKQRYHAPEQWYDENGEPFTPQMKYAIGGNTKIYGAALQRMRERDFEAVSHQDGPSPEWCLKYSDFEPYYSEAEAMYQVHGQSGVDPTEPPRSGDFAYPAIAHNPTIEPVVESIGRQGCHPYPLPMSLSLREDDPTGDAEVFGVTPAVDFGNVTLKTSAQVTSVLTNPSGTAARGVQASINGQPYLFLADIVVLACGAINSAALLLRSANEKHPNGLANRSDQVGRNLMKVQMSSIVEVTAQPNSGKFPRSVGVNDYYWGDGQFDYPMGHVQNMGGVLQDAIFAESPPVLSLVTKFMPNFGLKQLATRSIAWWAMTEVLPDPRNRVEVKNGKLHVSFSANNAEAHDRLVYRWLDVLKAVEKDSSLFSRSGLHPRGEVPLPVMAYQCGTCRMGTDPTSSVLDIHCRTHELDNLYVVDSSFMPSSASVGNALTVIANALRVGDHLLERLG; the protein is encoded by the coding sequence ATGATTATCGACGACCAGCACTACGACGTGATCATTGTTGGCACCGGGGCGGGGGGCGGCACCCTGGCCCGCAAGCTGGCCCCGTCGGGCAAGCGGATTTTGCTGCTGGAGCGGGGCGATGCCATGCCCCTGGAGGAGCAAAACATCAGCGATGTGGATATCTTTCAGAAGCAGCGCTACCACGCCCCCGAGCAGTGGTACGACGAGAATGGGGAGCCGTTTACGCCGCAGATGAAGTATGCCATTGGCGGCAACACCAAAATCTACGGGGCGGCCCTGCAGCGGATGCGCGAAAGAGACTTTGAAGCGGTGAGTCATCAGGATGGCCCGTCGCCCGAGTGGTGCCTCAAGTACAGCGATTTTGAGCCTTACTACAGCGAGGCCGAGGCGATGTACCAGGTGCACGGCCAGAGTGGCGTCGACCCGACAGAACCCCCTCGCAGCGGCGATTTCGCCTATCCGGCGATCGCCCACAACCCTACCATCGAACCTGTCGTAGAGAGCATTGGCAGACAGGGCTGCCACCCCTACCCGCTGCCCATGTCGCTGTCGCTGCGGGAGGATGACCCCACGGGCGATGCCGAAGTATTTGGGGTGACCCCGGCGGTAGATTTTGGCAATGTTACGCTCAAGACTTCGGCCCAAGTGACGAGCGTACTGACCAACCCCTCAGGAACGGCAGCCAGAGGTGTGCAGGCCAGTATTAACGGTCAGCCCTACCTGTTTCTGGCCGATATTGTGGTGCTGGCCTGCGGGGCGATCAACTCGGCGGCGCTGCTGCTGCGATCGGCCAACGAGAAGCACCCCAATGGGCTGGCGAACCGCTCCGATCAGGTGGGCCGTAACCTGATGAAGGTGCAGATGAGCTCGATTGTCGAGGTGACCGCCCAGCCCAACTCCGGCAAATTTCCGCGATCGGTGGGGGTGAACGACTACTATTGGGGCGACGGCCAGTTTGACTACCCCATGGGCCACGTTCAAAACATGGGCGGGGTGCTGCAGGACGCGATTTTTGCCGAGTCGCCGCCGGTGCTGTCGCTGGTGACCAAGTTTATGCCCAACTTTGGGCTGAAGCAGCTGGCGACGCGATCGATCGCCTGGTGGGCCATGACCGAGGTGCTGCCCGACCCCAGAAACCGAGTGGAGGTGAAAAATGGAAAGCTCCACGTGTCGTTTAGCGCCAACAACGCCGAGGCCCACGATCGCCTCGTGTACCGCTGGCTCGACGTGCTCAAGGCTGTCGAAAAAGACAGCAGCCTGTTCTCGCGATCGGGCCTGCACCCGCGCGGCGAGGTGCCCCTGCCGGTAATGGCCTACCAGTGCGGCACCTGTCGCATGGGCACCGACCCCACCAGCTCGGTGCTGGATATCCACTGCCGCACCCACGAGCTTGACAACCTCTACGTGGTCGACAGCAGCTTTATGCCCTCCAGCGCCAGCGTTGGCAACGCTCTGACGGTGATCGCCAATGCCCTGCGGGTGGGCGATCATCTGCTGGAGCGACTGGGGTAG